From a single Mangifera indica cultivar Alphonso chromosome 19, CATAS_Mindica_2.1, whole genome shotgun sequence genomic region:
- the LOC123203516 gene encoding chaperone protein dnaJ 11, chloroplastic-like encodes MASTSSSFLSSFSSTAHFYGSNFVGNEGHSHPVSVKLRPLRISAACAATAERTASQFIGSPPAAASLYEVLGIQTGATCREIKTAYRKLARVLHPDVATNSQKEIKAYEFIKVHEAYETLSDPEKRADYDRSLFKRRRPLSSPFAMSGGITTMATTSNSKFSGYTRRSWETDQCW; translated from the coding sequence ATGGCTTCcacttcctcttcttttctttcatctttcaGCTCCACAGCTCATTTCTATGGCTCAAATTTTGTGGGCAATGAAGGTCATTCCCATCCCGTGTCTGTCAAACTCCGCCCACTACGTATATCAGCCGCTTGTGCAGCAACGGCGGAGAGAACAGCCTCTCAATTCATTGGGTCACCACCAGCGGCGGCTTCCCTTTACGAAGTTCTGGGGATTCAAACCGGTGCCACATGTCGGGAAATCAAGACTGCTTACCGGAAGTTGGCAAGAGTTTTACACCCAGATGTAGCAACTAACAGTCAAAAGGAGATTAAAGCTTATGAGTTCATCAAGGTACATGAAGCATACGAAACTCTTTCTGATCCGGAAAAGCGAGCAGATTACGACCGTTCCTTATTCAAGCGAAGAAGGCCACTGAGTTCTCCTTTTGCAATGTCAGGAGGGATAACTACAATGGCTACCAcgtcaaattcaaaattttccggCTATACACGGCGGTCTTGGGAAACTGATCAATGCTGGTAG
- the LOC123202770 gene encoding BRISC and BRCA1-A complex member 2-like: protein MSPEGFGFPSFISAQLHYLVNNFPETIKVEQVWSGCKHSGSLDRFTLQIPYCLDTIKWDVIDNADFPLAAPDVIFGPEDEEFHPFLDDTSADVTATKHSLSNWNNKDPTRLLALVQELRDQYMSYQRKRVGEVDDDRLKFEISTMLSREGIEMHLSSGVEKAGEVKFSVPLLDMNINKMLVGCPWRHQERIYLQVIFPVNRKYVSAPSAPRLKLMSTAELKSLFSVDDVKLPPWLDGMCMAEYLPHLEESLERQVLEAVSLIDVRRRFIEAVATPLGRPVETDSVVYRKAMFFVASGAFSFLVLFFFSTQFPKQQPALMLQSSLYFNSQSMPIKSPLLTEYPWSPRWEASKMAERIFDFLVEECVNFKKYCSEGHLQH from the exons ATGTCTCCTGAAGGCTTTGGCTTTCCTTCATTTATTTCAGCTCAGCTTCATTATCTCGTTAATAATTTCCCTGAAACCATCAAG gTTGAACAGGTATGGTCTGGTTGCAAGCACTCGGGAAGTCTTGATCGGTTCACCTTGCAAATCCCTTACTGTCTTGACACTATCAAAT GGGATGTTATAGACAATGCAGACTTTCCACTGGCTGCACCTGATGTTATATTTGGCCCTgaagacgaagagtttcatCCATTTCTTGATGATACCTCTGCTGATGTCACCGCAACCAAGCATAGTTTATCAAATTGGAACAACAAAGATCCCACACGGCTTTTGGCTCTCGTTCAGGAATTGAG gGATCAGTACATGTCCTACCAGAGGAAGCGTGTTGGAGAGGTGGATGATGAtcgattgaaatttgaaattagtACCATGTTATCCAGGGAG GGTATTGAAATGCATCTGAGTTCAGGTGTTGAAAAG GCAGGGGAAGTCAAATTTTCTGTACCTCTTTTGGACatgaatataaacaaaatgcTGGTCGGGTGTCCATGGAGACATCAAGAGAGGATATACTTGCAG GTTATATTTCCTGTTAATAGGAAGTATGTTTCTGCTCCTTCAGCCCCTCGTCTAAAATTAATGTCAACTGCCGAGTTAAAGTCTCTATTTTCTGTTGATGATGTCAAACTTCCTCCTTGGCTGGATGGAAT GTGCATGGCCGAATATCTTCCCCATCTGGAAGAGTCCCTTGAGAGACAG GTCTTGGAGGCAGTCTCATTAATTGATGTCAGAAGGCGTTTTATTGAAGCTGTAGCCACTCCATTAGGAAGACCGGTAGAAACTGATTCAGT TGTTTACAGAAAGGCTATGTTTTTTGTTGCCTCTGGAGCTTTCTCCTTCCTG GtgctatttttcttttctacacAGTTTCCAAAACAGCAGCCTGCTTTGATGCTTCAAAGTTCCCTG TATTTCAACTCTCAAAGTATGCCAATCAAGTCTCCTCTTCTAACAGAATATCCGTGGAGTCCAAGATGGGAAGCATCCAAGATGGCTGAGCGTATATT CGACTTTTTGGTGGAAGAATGTGTCAACTTCAAAAAATACTGCAGCGAAGGTCATCTTCAACACTGA
- the LOC123203515 gene encoding thaumatin-like protein 1b: protein MALRVTLLIALLLLLFTFQLFINCVISTTTFVMVNKCDYTVWPGILSNPDSPTLSTTGFALQKNQSKTITAPTSWGGRIWGRTLCSQDSTGKFSCVTGDCGSNKLECSGSGAAPPTTLAEFKLDGYGGLDYYDVSLVDGYNLPVLVVPQGGTGQNCSTTGCMVDLNGACPWELKVMSEDGKEEVACKSACEAFQQPQYCCNGAYSTPDTCKPSSYSQIFKKACPQAYSYAYDDKSSTFTCASGPAYTITFCPAPNTSQKASQGTKSTDPTSTTTTNSVSPVISSTMVYQGALDQSAASSSYRHVLGSYGMISMTMAIWSVKGLW from the exons ATGGCTCTTCGAGTAACATTATTAATTGCTTTATTATTACTCCTTTTTACTTTTCAATTATTCATCAATTGCGTTATTTCCACCACAACCTTTGTCATGGTTAATAAATGTGACTACACAGTATGGCCAGGCATTCTCTCCAACCCCGACTCACCCACTCTCTCCACCACCGGTTTCGCCCTCCAAAAGAATCAGTCCAAAACTATAACCGCCCCAACTTCATGGGGTGGCCGCATATGGGGTCGAACTCTTTGCTCCCAAGACTCCACCGGAAAATTCTCATGCGTTACAGGCGATTGCGGCTCTAACAAGCTTGAATGCTCCGGAAGTGGCGCTGCTCCACCTACCACTCTGGCAGAATTCAAGCTCGATGGCTATGGTGGGCTTGATTACTACGATGTCAGTTTGGTTGATGGGTACAACCTTCCAGTGCTCGTCGTTCCTCAGGGGGGCACTGGTCAGAATTGTTCAACAACGGGATGTATGGTGGACTTGAACGGCGCGTGTCCTTGGGAGCTTAAAGTAATGAGTGAGGATGGAAAAGAAGAGGTAGCTTGTAAGAGCGCGTGCGAAGCTTTTCAACAGCCACAATACTGTTGCAATGGAGCGTACAGTACGCCGGACACTTGCAAGCCATCTTCGTACTCTCAGATCTTCAAGAAAGCATGCCCACAAGCATACAGCTATGCCTACGATGACAAATCCAGCACCTTTACATGCGCCTCTGGACCCGCTTACACTATCACCTTCTGTCCGGCACCTAACACCAG CCAAAAAGCCTCTCAGGGTACTAAAAGCACTGACCCTACAAGTACAACTACTACCAACTCAGTCTCACCAGTCATCAGCAGCACCATGGTGTACCAGGGTGCATTGGATCAAAGCGCTGCATCATCTTCTTATAGACACGTGTTGGGATCATATGGCATGATCAGCATGACGATGGCAATCTGGAGTGTGAAAGGGTTATGGTAG